The following proteins are co-located in the Lagenorhynchus albirostris chromosome 2, mLagAlb1.1, whole genome shotgun sequence genome:
- the LOC132514645 gene encoding guanylate-binding protein 1-like: protein MASETHMSGPECLIENINGRLLVNPKALKTLSAIQQPVVVVAIVGLYRTGKSYLMNKLAGKNKGFSLGSTVQSHTKGIWMWCVPHPKKPEHTLVLLDTEGLGDVEKGDNQNDSWIFALAILLSSTFVYNSMGTINQQAMDQLHYVTELTERIRAKASPDVDGVEDSADFVSFFPDFVWTLRDFSLDLEADGQSITADEYLENSLRLKKGTSQKDKNFNLPRLCIRKFFPKKKCFIFDRPTDRKKLGQLEELCDDKLDPEFVQQTAVFCSYIFRNSKTKTLSGGIKVNGPRLETLVQTYVSAISSGDLPCVENAVLALSEIENTAAVKKAIAHYDQQMAQKLQLPTETLQELLDLHRTIEKEAIEVFMRMSWKDIDHLFQKDLAAQLDEKRDDFCNKNLKASSDRCSALLKDIFSPLEEGLKEGIYSKRGGYRLFIEKIQELKKKYLQEPRKGIQAEEILQEYLKSKESVIAAILQTDQTLSEKEKLIEVERVKAESAQTAAKMLEEMQIKNQQMMEQKEKSYQEHVKQLTEKMERDRAQLLQEQERTLSLKLQEQRRLLQEGFQEENRRLHKEIQNLQKEMQKPRTQCCLS, encoded by the exons ATGGCCTCAGAGACCCACATGTCAGGCCCAGAGTGCCTCATCGAGAACATTAATGGGCGACTATTGGTTAATCCGAAAGCTCTGAAGACCCTGTCTGCCATTCAGCAGCCCGTTGTGGTGGTGGCTATCGTGGGCCTCTACCGCACCGGCAAATCCTACCTGATGAACAAGCTGGCTGGGAAGAACAAGG gtttttctctggGCTCCACGGTGCAGTCTCACACGAAGGGCATCTGGATGTGGTGTGTGCCTCATCCCAAGAAGCCAGAACATACTCTAGTTCTGCTTGATACCGAGGGCCTGGGGGATGTGGAGAAG GGTGACAACCAGAATGACTCCTGGATATTTGCCCTAGCAATACTCCTGAGCAGCACTTTTGTGTACAATAGTATGGGAACCATCAACCAGCAGGCCATGGACCAACTTCA CTATGTGACGGAGCTCACAGAGAGAATCAGGGCAAAAGCTTCACCTGATGTGGATGGGGTTGAGGATTCAGCTGACTTTGTGAGCTTCTTTCCAGACTTTGTATGGACACTGAGGGATTTCTCCCTAGACTTGGAGGCAGATGGACAATCCATCACAGCAGACGAGTACCTGGAGAATTCACTCAGGCTTAAGAAAG GTACcagtcaaaaagataaaaatttcaaTCTGCCTCGACTCTGTATCCGGAAGTTCTTCCCAAAGAAGAAATGCTTTATCTTCGATCGGCCCACTGATAGGAAGAAACTGGGCCAGCTTGAGGAACTGTGTGATGATAAGCTGGACCCCGAATTTGTGCAACAAACTGCAGTCTTCTGTTCCTACATCTTTAGAAATTCCAAAACTAAAACCCTTTCAGGAGGCATCAAGGTCAATGGACCTC GTCTAGAAACCCTGGTGCAGACCTATGTCAGTGCCATCAGTAGTGGGGATCTGCCCTGCGTGGAGAATGCAGTCCTGGCCTTGTCTGAGATCGAGAACACAGCTGCAGTGAAAAAGGCCATTGCCCACTATGACCAGCAGATGGCTCAGAAGCTGCAGCTGCCCACGGAAACCCTCCAGGAGCTGCTGGACCTGCACAGGACTATTGAGAAGGAGGCCATTGAAGTCTTCATGAGGATGTCCTGGAAAGATATAGACCATTTATTTCAAAAGGATTTAGCG GCCCAGCTAGATGAAAAGCGAGATGACTTTTGTAACAAGAATCTTAAAGCATCATCAGATCGTTGCTCAGCTTTACTTAAGGATATTTTCAGTCCTCTAGAAGAAGGTCTGAAAGAGGGGATTTATTCTAAACGAGGAGGCTATCGCCTCTTCATTGAAAAGATACAAGAGCTGAAGAAAAAGTATCTTCAGGAGCCCAGGAAGGGAATACAG GCTGAAGAAATTCTTCAGGAATATTTGAAGTCCAAGGAGTCTGTGATTGCTGCAATTCTACAGACAGACCAGACTctctcagagaaggaaaagttgaTTGAAG TGGAACGTGTGAAAGCTGAATCTGCACAGACTGCTGCAAAAATGCtggaggaaatgcaaataaagaatCAGCAGATgatggaacagaaagaaaagagttaTCAGGAACATGTGAAACAACTGACTGAGAAGATGGAGAGGGATAGGGCCCAGTTGCTGCAAGAGCAAGAGAGAACTCTATCTCTCAAACTTCAG GAACAGCGCCGACTACTACAGGAAGGATTCCAAGAAGAGAACAGACGACTTCAtaaagaaatacagaatctcCAGAAGGAGATGCAAAAACCAAGGACGCAATGTTGCCTAAGCTAA